Proteins encoded within one genomic window of Phototrophicus methaneseepsis:
- a CDS encoding rhodanese-like domain-containing protein: MSKSKSQSKSKTVTPAKQSNTVFIVAALVVVVIGAAAAFFLVNPPAANTASVNTTDLMANEDPVLISPEAYNTEFAGVDHYLLDVRTPDEFNTSHIAGAHNISVDLIASRINELPTDKPIVVYCRSGNRSSQAAQILDEAGFTGVYDLGGTNQWTSAGYNLCIGC, from the coding sequence GTGAGCAAGTCAAAAAGTCAATCCAAGTCCAAGACAGTGACGCCAGCCAAGCAGTCGAATACGGTTTTTATTGTCGCAGCGCTCGTTGTTGTTGTTATTGGGGCTGCAGCGGCCTTTTTCCTGGTCAATCCGCCTGCCGCAAATACGGCCTCGGTGAATACAACGGACCTGATGGCAAATGAAGACCCCGTGCTCATCAGCCCAGAGGCATATAACACAGAGTTTGCAGGTGTCGATCACTATCTGCTGGATGTTCGCACGCCGGATGAATTTAACACCAGCCACATCGCGGGGGCACACAATATCTCGGTCGATTTGATTGCATCGCGCATCAACGAGCTGCCGACGGATAAGCCGATTGTAGTTTACTGCCGCAGCGGGAACCGCAGCTCTCAGGCGGCGCAAATCCTGGATGAAGCGGGTTTTACAGGGGTTTATGACCTGGGCGGTACGAACCAATGGACCAGCGCAGGCTATAATTTGTGCATCGGCTGCTAG
- a CDS encoding NAD(+)/NADH kinase, with amino-acid sequence MQELKKVGILAHPKRKATFPVAQRIESSLQKRGIKTCLYEQWDETDVSDDIRYVQMAVAIGGDGTMFRAARACAPHNVPVLGVNMGRLGFVTEIARPDDWDAALDRVLAGDYWIESRMMITAQVYQDGTLKMQSDAVNDVVISGDGPGRMVQLDAYIDNHWTTTYNTDAIIIATPTGSTAYALAVGGPILPPDLKNILIVPTAPHLSMDRAIILSEGSTVGVKSADENRNGMLITVDGIQLGTLTSDDVVRISASEHSSSFVRLRSRSYFYRSLLDRLEPRITSSGKRNVSLDNIISMKQHTDGQRDPEA; translated from the coding sequence TTGCAAGAACTTAAGAAAGTCGGCATTCTCGCCCATCCCAAACGCAAGGCGACCTTCCCCGTCGCCCAACGCATCGAGAGCAGCTTACAAAAGCGGGGGATTAAAACCTGCCTGTATGAACAATGGGACGAAACAGATGTCTCCGATGATATACGGTATGTGCAGATGGCCGTCGCCATTGGGGGTGATGGCACGATGTTCCGCGCCGCGCGAGCCTGCGCGCCGCATAACGTCCCGGTATTGGGCGTCAATATGGGCCGATTGGGCTTTGTCACAGAAATTGCCCGGCCTGATGATTGGGATGCCGCGCTGGACCGTGTGCTGGCTGGCGATTACTGGATCGAATCGCGCATGATGATTACAGCCCAGGTCTACCAGGATGGCACCCTGAAGATGCAAAGTGATGCTGTCAATGATGTCGTCATTAGCGGCGATGGACCAGGGCGCATGGTGCAGCTCGACGCTTACATCGATAATCACTGGACAACGACCTACAACACAGACGCCATCATCATCGCCACACCGACAGGCTCCACAGCCTATGCGCTGGCAGTCGGCGGGCCCATCTTGCCACCGGACCTCAAGAATATCCTGATTGTACCGACGGCCCCACATCTGAGTATGGACCGCGCCATCATCCTGAGCGAAGGCTCTACCGTGGGTGTTAAATCCGCTGATGAGAACCGTAACGGCATGCTGATTACGGTTGATGGCATCCAATTAGGCACTTTAACATCCGATGACGTCGTGCGCATCAGTGCCAGCGAGCACAGCAGCAGCTTTGTGCGCTTACGCTCGCGCAGCTATTTTTATCGCTCCCTGCTGGATCGTCTGGAGCCACGGATAACGTCGAGCGGTAAACGCAATGTCTCGCTGGATAACATCATCAGCATGAAACAACATACAGATGGGCAGCGTGACCCGGAGGCATGA
- a CDS encoding DUF6414 family protein: protein MSYDQNSNYPIPVYLNQQIVFDLLAVKEDGFSMIRTVKTSENEENTKGKSLQGNVGVNNVFALLGIGLEANKDEAQTQSGKTQSQQEKIHTPNSLFAKLRTILQKEKVIRQDIDINKLKVGDFVEVDVTLTKAPLISILETYLELIKYKSLFGDASSNSSAKKQKLSPDKQLQELLVAISPKNAIPLIDTQDKIQIIISAKIDFFLNQDVSEALDGEFRVLGKVTRLVKEKDETISLLNRTSFSLFSSDVFRTMIDDLNNLGEYALNLPYVQLEINSPAIQIMPIAIFR from the coding sequence ATGAGCTACGACCAGAACTCTAATTATCCTATTCCAGTATATTTAAATCAGCAAATTGTATTTGATTTATTAGCTGTTAAAGAAGATGGTTTTTCCATGATACGTACTGTCAAAACGTCTGAAAATGAAGAGAACACTAAAGGGAAATCTCTACAAGGAAATGTTGGAGTAAATAATGTGTTTGCCTTATTGGGAATAGGTCTAGAAGCTAATAAAGATGAAGCTCAAACTCAGAGTGGAAAAACCCAATCCCAACAAGAAAAAATCCACACACCTAATTCTTTGTTTGCTAAACTACGCACTATATTACAGAAGGAAAAAGTTATAAGACAGGATATAGATATTAATAAATTAAAAGTTGGAGATTTTGTTGAAGTTGACGTAACACTTACAAAAGCTCCGCTAATTTCTATACTTGAGACATACTTGGAATTAATAAAATATAAGAGTTTATTTGGGGATGCATCTAGTAATTCTTCAGCTAAAAAACAGAAACTAAGTCCTGATAAACAATTGCAAGAATTATTAGTCGCCATTAGTCCTAAAAACGCAATTCCACTAATTGATACACAGGATAAGATCCAAATTATTATTTCTGCCAAAATAGATTTTTTTCTCAATCAGGATGTTAGCGAAGCATTGGATGGAGAGTTTCGAGTGTTAGGCAAAGTAACTCGACTAGTTAAAGAAAAGGATGAGACTATAAGTTTGTTGAATCGTACTAGCTTTTCTTTGTTTAGCTCTGATGTGTTTCGTACAATGATTGATGATTTAAATAACCTCGGTGAATATGCATTAAATTTGCCCTATGTCCAGTTAGAGATAAATTCACCTGCTATACAAATAATGCCAATAGCGATTTTCCGATAA
- the recN gene encoding DNA repair protein RecN, translated as MLEELRIENFAIIEQLTLSFSDGFNVITGETGAGKSIIVDAMEMLVGGKTDTSYIRAGSDKAIIEATFALDAQLREQIVPILERESLIEPGEQPSVLIFSREIRSTSGRSVARINGVTVSADLLQEIGELLVDIHGQSAHLSLLRPRAHLDLLDRYADLLEVRSALAQVVSTLNHTRAEIHTLQSDKEALERRARRLRDEIEEISTAELNPGEVAAMETERDRLSNSEHLATLANAASALLTGDGDDETASAIDQLMQVAQLMSKLADIDKSLSEDYELAEELSTNVQELGRTMARYADNLEHDPARLDEIEERLELIKTLKRRYKVESIEELLAYAANAEKELIGIEHSDERLDTLRAEEEKTLRHIGELAERMHKVREFAGRNLSRKVVKELKDLRMENTRFEVIIETTEDPEAGCYMGDKRYSFDTTGIDTLEFMMSANPGEPLRPLAKVASGGEAARIMLALKRVLTQADETPILIFDEIDQGIGGRIGAVVGEKLWALSKGHQVMAVTHLPQLASFADKHYHVRKKVSQKRTQTVITALDSDDKRVSELADMLGTLGETGKESAREILDAARNRKHALAAEPS; from the coding sequence ATGCTAGAAGAACTCCGCATTGAAAATTTCGCCATCATCGAGCAGCTTACCCTGTCTTTTAGCGATGGCTTCAATGTCATTACAGGGGAAACAGGTGCGGGTAAATCCATCATCGTCGATGCTATGGAAATGCTCGTCGGTGGCAAAACAGATACCAGCTATATTCGCGCTGGCTCCGATAAAGCGATCATCGAAGCGACCTTCGCCCTGGATGCGCAGCTTCGTGAGCAGATCGTGCCCATTCTGGAACGCGAATCGCTGATCGAACCGGGGGAACAGCCCTCTGTCCTCATCTTCAGCCGGGAAATCCGCAGCACTTCTGGGCGCAGTGTAGCGCGCATCAATGGCGTCACCGTCAGCGCCGATCTGCTGCAAGAAATTGGCGAACTCCTTGTCGATATTCACGGGCAAAGTGCGCATCTTTCCCTGCTGCGCCCACGTGCACATCTGGATTTGCTGGATCGCTACGCTGATCTGCTGGAAGTGCGTAGTGCCCTGGCACAAGTTGTCAGCACGCTAAATCATACCCGTGCAGAAATCCATACCCTGCAAAGCGATAAAGAAGCGCTGGAACGCCGGGCGCGCCGCCTGCGAGATGAGATTGAAGAAATCAGCACGGCAGAACTCAACCCTGGTGAAGTCGCCGCGATGGAAACAGAACGGGACCGCCTCTCCAATAGTGAGCACCTGGCGACACTTGCAAATGCGGCCAGTGCCCTGCTCACGGGCGATGGGGACGACGAAACCGCTTCCGCCATCGACCAATTGATGCAAGTGGCCCAATTGATGAGCAAGCTGGCCGATATTGATAAATCGCTCAGCGAAGATTACGAACTGGCGGAAGAGCTTAGCACCAATGTGCAGGAGCTAGGCCGTACCATGGCGCGCTACGCCGATAACCTGGAGCACGACCCGGCACGCTTGGATGAGATCGAAGAACGCTTGGAACTCATCAAGACGCTGAAGCGCCGCTATAAAGTGGAAAGCATCGAAGAATTGTTGGCTTATGCCGCGAATGCGGAAAAAGAACTCATCGGCATTGAGCACAGCGACGAACGACTGGATACACTCCGCGCTGAGGAAGAAAAGACGCTCCGCCATATCGGTGAACTGGCCGAGCGCATGCACAAAGTGCGTGAATTCGCAGGGCGAAACCTCAGCCGCAAAGTGGTGAAAGAACTCAAAGATTTGCGTATGGAGAATACGCGCTTTGAAGTCATCATCGAAACGACAGAAGACCCCGAAGCGGGTTGTTACATGGGTGATAAGCGCTACAGCTTCGATACCACAGGCATCGACACGCTGGAATTCATGATGAGCGCAAACCCTGGTGAACCCCTGCGCCCGCTGGCGAAGGTCGCCTCCGGCGGTGAAGCGGCTCGTATCATGCTGGCGCTCAAGCGCGTCCTCACTCAGGCCGATGAAACGCCTATCCTGATCTTCGACGAAATTGACCAGGGCATTGGTGGGCGTATTGGCGCTGTTGTCGGCGAAAAGTTATGGGCCCTGAGCAAAGGGCATCAGGTTATGGCCGTAACGCATCTGCCCCAACTCGCTAGCTTCGCGGATAAGCATTACCATGTGCGCAAGAAAGTCAGCCAGAAGCGCACCCAAACTGTCATCACAGCGCTGGATTCCGACGATAAGCGCGTTTCAGAGTTAGCCGACATGCTGGGTACTCTGGGCGAGACGGGCAAAGAAAGCGCCAGGGAAATCCTCGATGCAGCGCGTAATCGTAAACACGCCCTCGCCGCTGAACCCAGCTAA